Proteins encoded within one genomic window of Thermococcus celer Vu 13 = JCM 8558:
- a CDS encoding translin family protein: MELREIIREIREVLDEKDGIREEALKLTREIVRLSGDTIKALHRGEVEKAGERLKAVRGKVDELRGKLENHPDIYFTGYVQSAHQEFVEASLFFAYMSGGEFPSPSELGVPHADYALGIGDFIGELRRRFLLLLLDGDVAGAENVYRFMEDVYEELMTLEYPKGLVNVRQKQDQARHILERTLEDLTRAKLNRKLEERLEAVMRDNAIT, translated from the coding sequence ATGGAACTGAGGGAAATCATCCGTGAGATACGCGAGGTTCTCGACGAGAAGGACGGGATCAGGGAGGAGGCGCTGAAACTCACGCGTGAGATCGTGCGGCTCAGCGGGGACACCATAAAGGCCCTCCACAGGGGTGAGGTTGAGAAGGCGGGGGAGAGACTGAAGGCCGTCAGGGGAAAGGTCGATGAGCTGAGGGGGAAGCTCGAAAACCACCCCGATATTTACTTCACCGGCTACGTCCAGAGCGCCCATCAGGAGTTCGTGGAGGCGAGCCTGTTCTTCGCCTACATGAGCGGGGGAGAGTTCCCGTCACCCTCCGAGCTTGGGGTTCCGCACGCGGACTACGCGCTCGGAATCGGTGACTTCATAGGGGAGCTGAGGAGGCGCTTTCTACTGCTCCTCCTCGATGGGGACGTGGCCGGGGCGGAGAACGTTTACCGGTTCATGGAGGATGTATACGAGGAGCTCATGACCCTCGAGTACCCCAAGGGCCTCGTGAACGTCCGCCAGAAGCAGGATCAGGCGAGGCACATCCTCGAGAGGACGCTTGAAGACCTGACGAGGGCAAAGCTGAACAGGAAACTCGAGGAGAGGCTTGAGGCGGTGATGAGGGATAATGCAATTACATAA
- a CDS encoding PRC-barrel domain-containing protein: MVMRLSRLYGKQIYNTRGYYVGYVDEILIEIERGKARVLALGLPGEKVGVPYDRVTAIGDIILVKAKEE, translated from the coding sequence ATGGTGATGCGTCTCTCGAGGCTCTACGGGAAGCAGATATACAACACCAGGGGTTATTACGTTGGTTACGTCGATGAGATCCTGATCGAGATAGAGCGGGGCAAGGCAAGGGTGCTCGCCCTGGGCCTCCCAGGGGAGAAGGTCGGCGTTCCCTACGATAGGGTCACCGCAATAGGCGATATAATCCTTGTAAAAGCGAAAGAGGAGTGA
- a CDS encoding DUF120 domain-containing protein, with product MKRVQLLILLVRKGAIGRKIKITLRELAGELGTSPQSVLRLIEEMEEEGLVEREVVGRKTCVEVSPEGLAFLENLCDAISEALYNGVILGEVISGIGEGAYYVKQYSHLIKEYLGFDPYPGTLNVRVLFPKTVFDALCGVRPVILPGFTKEGRTFGDVKAYRVRIDGMEGAIVIPSRTVHPPKIAEIVAPVYLRKELGLKDGSRVRVEVVRE from the coding sequence ATGAAGAGGGTTCAGCTGCTCATACTGCTCGTTCGGAAGGGTGCGATTGGCAGGAAGATAAAGATAACCCTGAGGGAGCTCGCCGGGGAACTCGGAACCTCCCCGCAGTCGGTTCTTAGACTCATTGAGGAGATGGAAGAGGAGGGGCTGGTGGAGAGGGAGGTGGTGGGCAGAAAGACGTGCGTTGAGGTGAGCCCCGAGGGGCTGGCCTTCCTGGAGAACCTCTGCGATGCCATCTCGGAGGCACTCTACAACGGCGTGATCCTCGGGGAGGTAATATCGGGAATAGGGGAGGGGGCGTACTACGTTAAGCAGTACTCCCACCTGATAAAGGAGTACCTCGGCTTCGACCCTTACCCGGGCACCCTGAACGTCCGCGTGCTGTTTCCGAAGACGGTTTTCGATGCGTTATGCGGCGTTAGACCGGTGATTCTACCCGGTTTCACGAAAGAGGGAAGGACCTTCGGGGACGTTAAAGCCTACAGGGTCAGAATAGATGGGATGGAGGGGGCCATAGTCATACCCTCAAGGACGGTCCATCCGCCAAAGATAGCCGAGATAGTTGCCCCCGTGTACCTCCGGAAGGAGCTGGGGCTGAAGGACGGTAGCAGGGTCAGGGTGGAGGTTGTGAGAGAATGA
- a CDS encoding DHH family phosphoesterase, translating to MRVLVLGGGAIGRSIADSLRGEFEVVIVEKDELRARALEESGFQVVQGDFSYTATLLKAGVDKAELVIITVMDIDTIKKTIYVIRTNNKDVPILTLIPDEVTLDELVSQINEEFEAGIRVEYAVSPRSAIRDAVVRTVEMLGERKNANLLVKKLTELKEEGDSLLIVMHDNPDPDSIAGATALSVIAQTLGFKTQIVYGGEITHHENRAFVNLLGIDLKRVSRGSYELKRYPFMALVDCQPNGNLTVLEREDYKRIRIVIDHHQILQHLQELLPADAFLDIRPEVNSSSSILVEYLRTLEIPLSPALATALFYGIYIDTKKFSKLSHVDLKAIEFLAGKVDYELLDKIEHPDISTETAEILARAIMNRRIYKNVIVSNVGFITNRDAIAESADFLLHLEGITTVLVFGIVDDRIEMSARTRDVRVNIGKVMKEAFGDIGSGGGHSQSGGARIPLGIFKLAKDKNSLLKLAEEAITEKFLEALKVKEG from the coding sequence ATGCGGGTGCTGGTACTTGGGGGCGGAGCGATAGGTCGCTCAATAGCGGACTCCCTGAGGGGGGAGTTCGAGGTCGTGATCGTTGAGAAGGACGAGCTTCGAGCGAGGGCCCTCGAGGAGAGTGGGTTCCAGGTCGTTCAGGGTGATTTTTCGTACACGGCGACGTTGCTGAAGGCGGGTGTAGATAAGGCCGAGCTCGTTATAATCACCGTAATGGACATCGACACGATAAAGAAAACCATCTACGTGATAAGGACCAACAACAAAGACGTGCCGATCCTCACCCTCATCCCCGACGAGGTAACCCTCGACGAACTCGTCTCCCAAATCAACGAGGAGTTCGAGGCTGGGATCAGGGTCGAGTACGCTGTCTCGCCCCGGAGTGCCATCAGGGACGCCGTGGTGAGGACGGTGGAGATGCTCGGCGAGAGGAAGAACGCCAACCTGCTCGTTAAAAAGCTCACCGAGTTAAAGGAGGAGGGAGATTCCCTCCTGATAGTCATGCACGATAACCCCGATCCCGATTCCATAGCCGGAGCAACGGCGCTCAGCGTCATAGCCCAGACGCTCGGTTTCAAAACCCAGATAGTGTACGGGGGCGAGATAACCCACCACGAGAACAGGGCGTTCGTCAACCTTCTCGGGATCGACCTGAAGAGGGTCTCCCGCGGCTCCTACGAGCTCAAGCGCTATCCCTTCATGGCCCTCGTGGACTGCCAGCCCAACGGGAACCTGACTGTACTCGAGCGGGAGGACTACAAGAGGATAAGGATAGTTATAGACCACCACCAGATACTCCAGCACCTTCAGGAGCTTCTCCCGGCCGATGCTTTCCTCGACATAAGGCCAGAGGTCAACTCCTCCTCATCGATACTGGTTGAATACCTCCGCACCCTCGAGATTCCGCTTTCACCCGCCCTCGCGACGGCGCTCTTCTACGGTATCTACATCGATACCAAAAAGTTCTCCAAGCTAAGCCACGTTGACCTGAAGGCGATAGAGTTCCTCGCCGGAAAAGTTGACTACGAGCTACTCGACAAGATAGAGCACCCGGACATAAGCACCGAAACGGCTGAAATACTCGCCAGGGCCATAATGAACCGGCGCATCTACAAGAACGTCATCGTCAGCAACGTTGGGTTCATAACCAACCGCGATGCCATAGCCGAATCAGCCGATTTTCTCCTCCACCTGGAGGGGATAACCACCGTCCTCGTCTTCGGCATAGTTGACGACAGGATAGAGATGTCGGCAAGGACCCGTGACGTCAGGGTAAACATAGGGAAGGTGATGAAGGAGGCCTTTGGGGACATCGGCAGCGGTGGCGGTCACTCTCAATCGGGCGGCGCCAGGATTCCCCTCGGAATCTTCAAGCTCGCAAAGGATAAGAACTCACTTCTGAAGCTCGCCGAGGAGGCGATAACCGAAAAGTTCCTCGAGGCGTTAAAAGTTAAAGAGGGATGA
- a CDS encoding OsmC family protein: MGRLEYKAKLEWDGNVGSEARVREFAFFIDTNTDGNNRGPNPTEMLLSAIGGCLMVNWGRLIKKMRLDVKALNVEVRGWRGLEEPQLKEITYKITITTGEDEKKILRVKELSERVLRDGTED, from the coding sequence ATGGGGAGACTCGAATACAAAGCCAAGCTCGAATGGGACGGAAACGTGGGAAGCGAGGCCAGGGTCAGGGAATTTGCCTTCTTCATAGATACGAACACCGATGGGAACAACAGGGGTCCGAACCCGACGGAGATGCTCCTCTCCGCTATCGGTGGATGTTTGATGGTCAACTGGGGGAGGCTCATTAAGAAAATGCGGCTCGATGTTAAAGCCCTGAACGTTGAAGTTAGGGGGTGGCGCGGCTTAGAAGAGCCTCAGCTGAAGGAGATCACATATAAAATAACCATAACCACGGGAGAAGACGAGAAGAAGATTCTAAGGGTGAAGGAACTTTCCGAACGTGTACTGCGGGATGGGACAGAAGATTAA
- a CDS encoding endonuclease V yields MSELNEKLGRIAEVQAKLARRIVERPIPIGEIQTVGAVDVSYGDTARAAFVLCSYPDCEVLKARVIETEVPFPYVSTFFFLRETRPILLAAKGEGFDVLLVEGHGKAHPRGYGLASHIGLLLGKSTIGVAKKSLKGVAGDKFRRVGKAYVSVGHLIDLESAVRIVEPLLENGYPAPLRLADRLSKRGSL; encoded by the coding sequence ATTAGTGAATTAAATGAAAAGCTCGGGAGGATAGCGGAGGTTCAGGCCAAACTCGCCAGGAGGATAGTTGAGAGGCCTATACCGATAGGGGAGATCCAGACCGTGGGGGCGGTCGACGTTTCTTACGGCGACACGGCCAGGGCGGCCTTCGTCCTCTGCTCGTATCCGGACTGCGAGGTGTTAAAGGCCAGGGTAATCGAAACGGAGGTTCCCTTCCCTTACGTATCCACCTTCTTTTTCCTCAGGGAGACGCGGCCCATCCTCCTGGCGGCTAAGGGGGAGGGGTTCGACGTCCTCCTCGTGGAGGGGCACGGGAAGGCCCATCCCAGGGGCTACGGTCTGGCGTCCCACATCGGGCTGCTGCTTGGAAAATCGACGATCGGTGTCGCCAAAAAGAGCCTGAAAGGGGTCGCGGGGGATAAGTTCAGGAGGGTGGGAAAAGCTTATGTAAGCGTCGGGCACTTAATCGACTTGGAGTCTGCGGTGAGGATAGTTGAGCCTCTGCTCGAGAACGGGTATCCAGCTCCGCTGAGGCTCGCGGACAGGTTGTCGAAGAGGGGAAGTCTATGA
- a CDS encoding CBS domain-containing protein, which translates to MVTIPRPIDPREIRRIRKELGITQEELARKAGVTQAYVAKLEAGKVDPRLSTFNRILQALLECKRAQLKARDVMSSPVISVKPYERVENVIKLMNEHNISQIPVIAGNKVVGSITERTLVRQSLEYEDIYDRKVMEVMEEPFPIVNGDEDLEVVKYLLEERPAVLVQDRAGKLVGIITRVDIFRIGKTRE; encoded by the coding sequence ATGGTTACGATCCCCCGCCCCATCGACCCGAGGGAGATAAGGCGAATCCGGAAGGAACTCGGCATAACCCAGGAAGAGCTCGCGAGGAAGGCCGGCGTGACACAGGCCTACGTGGCCAAGCTGGAGGCGGGAAAGGTCGATCCCCGGTTATCGACCTTCAACAGGATCCTTCAGGCCCTGCTCGAGTGCAAGAGGGCCCAGCTCAAGGCGAGGGACGTCATGTCCTCCCCGGTTATCTCGGTCAAGCCCTACGAGAGGGTCGAGAACGTCATCAAGCTGATGAACGAGCACAACATCTCTCAGATTCCTGTTATAGCGGGCAACAAGGTCGTCGGTTCCATAACGGAGCGAACGCTGGTCAGGCAGAGCCTCGAGTACGAGGACATCTACGACAGGAAGGTCATGGAGGTTATGGAGGAACCTTTCCCGATAGTCAACGGGGACGAAGACCTCGAGGTCGTCAAGTACCTCCTTGAGGAGCGCCCCGCGGTTCTGGTCCAGGACAGGGCTGGAAAGCTGGTTGGGATCATAACCCGCGTGGATATCTTCAGGATAGGAAAGACGAGGGAATAG
- a CDS encoding ABC transporter substrate-binding protein has protein sequence MRMKKTALLLALLLLGAVVAAGCIGSGDTATQTSTSPSSTSPTKTPSSTPTTTSQTPSTTHTSVETEKSFYPVTIRDFANRTVIIKKKPERVVTLAPAITEDLYYIGQFDEVVGVTDYDDFPPGVANLTRIGGYGKYAKLEVIASLKPDLILVDSYSTPIMESLEKIAPVVVVDPHGLNDIPKALELLGKVFNAEDDAKKAIAEFNARVDAVSSAVKDEPKLKVFYIVWSNPLMTAGGGTFISDVIGLAGGENIFKDASGWPTVSVEQVIERDPDVIILTPHCGMTVQDVYKGPLANTRAAKDGRVYLIENENDLVHPSPRVVRGLETVAKLLHPDAFRVSYPLTITDFAGRKVTIEREPERIVSLAPSITESLFYIGAGDKLIGVTKWADFPPAVKNITRVGGYGKYANLELIASLNPDLILADSYSMAILNDLEKIAPVLIVAPKNITDIYDAIELLGKITNREEAAESVVADMEARVSYVTSMVEGRPKPKVLFITWWNPIWVPGNGTFQDDLIRLAGGENIFSDMKGWAQVSMEQVLKRNPDVIIISAHGAITPEDLCNTELANTNAVKNGRVFSISDENLVARPGPRIVYGLEEVAGYLHPDAFNYSFQPLVCNATASQGG, from the coding sequence ATGCGAATGAAGAAGACCGCCCTTCTACTCGCGCTTCTGCTGCTCGGCGCCGTCGTGGCGGCGGGCTGTATAGGGAGTGGAGACACCGCAACCCAGACATCGACCTCCCCGAGTTCGACGAGTCCAACGAAGACACCGTCATCAACTCCTACGACGACCTCACAGACTCCCTCTACCACCCACACGTCGGTTGAAACGGAGAAATCGTTCTACCCGGTTACGATAAGGGACTTCGCCAACAGAACCGTTATCATCAAAAAGAAACCCGAGCGCGTCGTGACCCTTGCCCCCGCCATAACAGAGGACCTCTACTACATCGGTCAATTTGATGAGGTCGTCGGTGTTACGGACTACGACGACTTTCCGCCGGGCGTCGCCAACCTCACCAGGATTGGAGGCTATGGTAAGTACGCGAAGCTCGAGGTCATAGCGTCGCTAAAGCCCGACCTAATCCTCGTCGACAGCTACTCCACGCCCATCATGGAGAGCCTGGAGAAGATAGCCCCCGTGGTCGTCGTCGACCCCCACGGCCTCAACGACATACCGAAGGCGCTCGAGCTCCTCGGAAAGGTCTTCAACGCGGAGGACGATGCCAAGAAGGCCATAGCCGAATTCAACGCCAGGGTGGACGCGGTAAGCTCGGCCGTTAAGGACGAACCCAAACTCAAGGTCTTCTACATCGTCTGGAGCAACCCGCTTATGACGGCCGGCGGGGGAACGTTCATCAGCGACGTCATAGGGCTCGCCGGCGGGGAGAACATCTTCAAGGACGCGAGCGGATGGCCGACGGTGAGCGTTGAGCAGGTCATCGAGAGGGACCCGGACGTCATCATCCTCACCCCCCACTGCGGGATGACCGTTCAGGACGTCTACAAGGGACCTCTGGCAAACACGAGAGCCGCCAAAGACGGGAGGGTTTACCTCATCGAGAACGAGAACGACCTCGTACACCCCAGCCCGCGCGTTGTCCGCGGTCTTGAAACGGTGGCGAAGCTCCTCCACCCGGACGCGTTCAGGGTGAGCTACCCGCTAACGATAACCGACTTCGCTGGGAGGAAGGTCACCATCGAGAGGGAGCCCGAGAGGATAGTCTCGCTCGCGCCGAGCATAACCGAGAGCCTCTTCTACATCGGGGCCGGCGATAAGCTCATCGGCGTCACGAAGTGGGCGGACTTCCCGCCTGCCGTGAAGAACATCACGAGGGTGGGCGGTTACGGAAAGTACGCGAACCTCGAGCTCATAGCGTCGCTGAACCCCGATCTAATACTCGCGGACAGTTACTCCATGGCCATCCTGAATGATCTCGAGAAGATAGCCCCGGTCCTCATAGTGGCTCCCAAGAACATCACGGACATCTACGACGCCATCGAGCTCCTCGGAAAGATAACCAACCGCGAGGAGGCGGCGGAATCCGTAGTCGCCGACATGGAGGCAAGGGTGAGCTACGTTACCTCCATGGTGGAGGGGAGGCCAAAACCGAAGGTGCTGTTCATAACCTGGTGGAACCCCATCTGGGTCCCCGGGAACGGCACCTTCCAGGACGACCTGATACGGCTCGCGGGCGGCGAGAACATATTCTCGGACATGAAGGGCTGGGCCCAGGTGAGCATGGAACAGGTTCTCAAAAGGAACCCGGATGTGATAATAATCTCGGCCCACGGGGCGATAACCCCCGAGGACCTCTGCAACACCGAGCTCGCGAACACCAACGCGGTCAAGAACGGAAGGGTGTTCTCCATCAGCGACGAGAACCTCGTGGCGAGGCCCGGCCCGAGGATAGTCTACGGTCTCGAGGAGGTAGCTGGATACCTCCACCCCGATGCATTCAACTACAGCTTCCAGCCTCTGGTCTGCAACGCGACGGCCTCCCAGGGAGGCTGA
- a CDS encoding methionine adenosyltransferase: MVEKVRNIVVEELMRTPVEMQQVELVERKGIGHPDSIADGIAEAVSRALSREYIKRYGIILHHNTDQVEVVGGRAYPRFGGGEVIKPIYILLSGRAVEMVDRELFPVHEVAIKAAREYLKKAVRHLDLENHVVIDSRIGQGSVDLVGVFNKAKENPIPLANDTSFGVGYAPLSETEKIVLETEKLLNGDDFKRKHPAVGEDIKVMGLRRGEEIDLTIAAAIVDSEVDNPDDYMAVKEAIYEAARGVVEEHTERKVNVYVNTADDPKKDIYYITVTGTSAEAGDDGSVGRGNRVNGLITPNRHMSMEAAAGKNPVSHVGKIYNLLSMLIASDIAEQVEGVEEVYVRILSQIGRPIDEPLVASVQVIPKKGYSIEAIQKPAYEIADAWLADITKIQKMILEDKLSVF; the protein is encoded by the coding sequence ATGGTGGAGAAGGTTAGGAACATAGTGGTTGAGGAGCTCATGAGGACTCCGGTGGAGATGCAGCAGGTCGAGCTCGTGGAGAGGAAGGGTATAGGCCACCCTGACAGCATAGCCGACGGGATAGCCGAGGCCGTCAGCAGGGCCCTCAGCAGGGAGTACATAAAGAGATACGGCATAATCCTCCACCACAACACCGACCAGGTGGAGGTTGTGGGGGGCAGGGCCTACCCACGCTTCGGCGGCGGCGAGGTCATCAAGCCGATCTACATACTCCTCTCCGGAAGGGCCGTTGAGATGGTCGACCGCGAGCTCTTCCCGGTTCACGAGGTGGCTATAAAGGCCGCCCGCGAGTACCTCAAGAAGGCCGTCAGGCACCTCGACCTTGAGAACCACGTCGTCATCGACTCCCGCATCGGCCAGGGGAGCGTGGACCTCGTCGGCGTCTTCAACAAGGCCAAGGAGAACCCGATTCCGCTCGCCAACGACACGAGCTTCGGCGTCGGCTACGCCCCGCTCAGCGAGACGGAGAAGATAGTTCTTGAAACGGAGAAGCTCCTCAACGGCGACGACTTCAAGAGGAAGCACCCGGCCGTTGGAGAGGACATCAAGGTCATGGGCCTCAGGAGGGGCGAGGAGATAGACCTCACCATCGCCGCGGCCATTGTGGACAGCGAGGTCGACAACCCGGACGACTACATGGCCGTCAAGGAGGCCATCTACGAGGCCGCCCGGGGAGTGGTCGAGGAACACACCGAGAGGAAGGTCAACGTCTACGTCAACACCGCCGACGACCCGAAGAAGGACATCTACTACATAACCGTCACCGGAACCAGCGCCGAGGCGGGGGACGACGGCAGCGTCGGCAGGGGCAACCGCGTCAACGGGCTCATTACCCCGAACAGACACATGAGCATGGAGGCCGCCGCCGGAAAGAACCCCGTCAGCCACGTCGGGAAGATATACAACCTCCTCTCGATGCTCATAGCCAGCGACATCGCGGAGCAGGTCGAGGGCGTCGAGGAGGTCTACGTCAGGATACTCAGCCAGATAGGCAGGCCGATAGACGAGCCCCTCGTCGCCAGCGTCCAGGTCATCCCCAAGAAGGGCTACAGCATCGAGGCCATACAGAAGCCGGCCTACGAGATAGCGGACGCGTGGCTCGCCGACATCACGAAGATACAGAAGATGATACTGGAGGACAAGCTCAGCGTCTTCTGA
- a CDS encoding radical SAM/SPASM domain-containing protein: MEHVTEESSSNTGEEASNGNQLSTALTAFKLILGNPLARALIKPSLKKYKINDRELPALYWALGIYAGESIKCPLMVRFQADVIKLLLKMGIKIARGDEEAVKEALLRDPHIRRGIWVVLEGITKYGITVPQRLAGPFLIVWNFTNMCNFRCKHCYQRADKPLPSELSLEEKLNLVDQLDNAGVAAVAISGGEPTIHPDFYRVVKELASRGIHTSVATNGWTFADIENMKKAVDLGLKYVEVSVDSANPQKHDEFRGIPGAWEHATRALANAVELGVSHGMAVVMDKDTYGEIDDILDLAENIGVKRVIFFNLVPTGRAEEMVKVDLTPEEREEFMKEVYRQMKKRKLEILTTAPQYARVTLLESKGKNVTPAHFYIGENNSVRTLAEFIGGCGAGRIYAGIEPDGTVTPCVFLPLPVGNVRTKNFKEIWETSRIFNLLRDRDNFTGQCKNCPYRNICGGCRARSYHYTLDLLGDDPGCIINKRIWEDILKHGKPKGISEVNWVDESVILRGPTLYIPGYYKAVETVAEKALFRKYVVKSGT, encoded by the coding sequence ATGGAACATGTCACCGAAGAGTCCTCCTCAAACACCGGAGAGGAGGCATCCAATGGTAATCAGCTTTCAACTGCGTTAACGGCTTTTAAGCTTATTCTTGGAAATCCACTTGCGAGGGCACTGATAAAGCCCTCTTTAAAAAAATACAAGATTAACGACAGGGAGCTGCCAGCACTCTACTGGGCGCTCGGCATCTACGCGGGGGAGAGCATCAAGTGCCCGCTAATGGTGAGGTTCCAGGCGGACGTCATAAAGCTCCTTTTGAAGATGGGAATAAAAATTGCCCGTGGCGACGAGGAAGCTGTAAAAGAAGCCCTCCTGAGGGACCCCCACATAAGGAGGGGGATCTGGGTGGTCCTCGAGGGCATAACCAAGTACGGCATCACGGTTCCCCAGAGGCTGGCCGGCCCCTTCCTCATAGTCTGGAATTTCACAAACATGTGCAACTTCCGGTGCAAGCACTGTTACCAGCGAGCCGACAAACCACTGCCGAGCGAGCTCTCCCTCGAGGAGAAGCTAAACCTCGTCGACCAGCTTGACAACGCTGGGGTCGCCGCGGTGGCGATAAGCGGCGGCGAGCCGACGATACACCCCGATTTCTACAGGGTGGTGAAGGAGCTGGCGTCGAGGGGAATACACACCTCCGTCGCCACCAACGGCTGGACGTTCGCCGATATAGAGAACATGAAGAAGGCCGTCGACCTAGGTCTAAAATACGTGGAGGTCTCGGTTGACTCTGCGAATCCGCAGAAGCACGACGAGTTCCGCGGGATTCCGGGAGCGTGGGAGCACGCGACCAGGGCCCTCGCGAACGCCGTTGAGCTCGGGGTAAGCCACGGAATGGCCGTGGTCATGGACAAGGACACCTACGGCGAGATAGACGACATCCTCGACCTGGCGGAGAACATCGGGGTCAAGCGCGTGATATTCTTCAACCTCGTCCCGACGGGAAGGGCCGAGGAGATGGTGAAGGTCGACCTAACTCCGGAGGAAAGGGAGGAATTCATGAAGGAGGTCTACCGCCAGATGAAAAAGCGCAAGCTTGAGATACTCACCACGGCTCCCCAGTACGCGAGGGTTACCCTGCTCGAATCGAAGGGCAAGAACGTAACGCCAGCCCACTTTTACATAGGTGAGAACAACAGCGTTAGAACACTGGCGGAGTTCATAGGTGGTTGCGGTGCGGGGAGGATTTACGCGGGGATAGAGCCCGATGGGACTGTTACCCCTTGTGTCTTCCTACCGCTTCCTGTCGGCAACGTGAGGACCAAAAACTTCAAGGAGATATGGGAGACGAGCAGGATATTCAACCTCCTGAGGGACAGGGACAACTTTACCGGGCAGTGTAAGAACTGCCCCTACAGAAACATCTGTGGCGGCTGTAGGGCAAGGAGTTACCACTACACCCTCGACCTCCTCGGAGACGATCCGGGATGCATAATAAACAAGAGAATATGGGAGGACATATTGAAGCACGGAAAACCAAAGGGCATCAGCGAGGTTAACTGGGTGGACGAGAGCGTCATCCTCCGCGGACCAACTCTATACATACCGGGCTATTATAAGGCGGTTGAAACCGTGGCCGAGAAGGCTCTTTTCCGAAAGTATGTCGTGAAATCGGGCACTTAA
- a CDS encoding DMT family transporter, whose protein sequence is MGYLLLGIAAALTSAFSWAVSTILIKVGMRGKSPIAVNIIRLYIVSVLFAGIFLVTGRFSEIASLPPLTLVVAFVSAQFGFVIGDYFYFNALNIAGVSRTVPITSTYPLWTILWDFLFLGRSIKPQVILGAFLVVAAIVIVRKAEEEEHINGKAFLFALLAPISWSLAILMMDWLTGYVEALTLAGLRMVLAALGVTLFLPRFWEELRAVTRKELAVLFGAALFGLLIGQYFFVYSVNLVGSEVAAPVSAINPIISSALAIVLLKESPNKRILEGLVLAVLGVILISTA, encoded by the coding sequence ATGGGTTATCTACTCCTTGGGATTGCGGCGGCGCTCACTTCGGCGTTTTCGTGGGCGGTCTCCACGATTTTAATAAAGGTTGGTATGAGGGGCAAAAGCCCGATAGCGGTTAACATAATACGACTCTACATAGTGTCGGTTCTCTTTGCGGGCATTTTCCTGGTCACGGGGAGGTTTTCCGAGATAGCGTCTCTACCGCCCCTTACCCTCGTTGTGGCCTTTGTCTCGGCACAGTTCGGCTTTGTCATAGGGGACTACTTCTACTTCAACGCCCTTAACATTGCCGGCGTATCAAGAACCGTGCCGATAACCTCCACGTATCCACTCTGGACCATACTCTGGGATTTCCTCTTCCTTGGAAGGAGCATAAAACCGCAGGTAATCCTCGGTGCATTTCTGGTCGTTGCGGCAATAGTCATCGTTAGGAAGGCGGAAGAGGAGGAGCACATTAACGGAAAGGCCTTTCTCTTCGCACTCCTCGCCCCCATATCGTGGAGCCTGGCCATACTCATGATGGACTGGCTTACGGGGTACGTTGAAGCCCTGACACTGGCCGGGCTGAGGATGGTGCTGGCCGCCCTCGGGGTTACCCTCTTTCTCCCGAGGTTCTGGGAGGAGCTCAGGGCGGTCACGAGAAAAGAGCTGGCGGTTCTTTTCGGTGCCGCACTCTTCGGACTTTTAATCGGCCAGTACTTCTTTGTGTACTCGGTAAACCTCGTTGGGTCCGAGGTGGCCGCCCCGGTTTCGGCCATAAACCCGATAATATCCTCCGCCCTGGCGATAGTCCTGCTGAAGGAATCCCCGAACAAAAGGATACTTGAGGGTCTCGTACTGGCGGTGCTCGGTGTGATACTGATATCCACCGCCTGA
- a CDS encoding adenylate kinase family protein has protein sequence MIIAVTGTPGVGKTTVSKLLSERLGYDYVSVKDFALERGLGEPAGDEVEIDVDALAKEAGAAFQDEDVVIDGHLSHHVPADLVVVLRLHPKDVAERLKARGYPRKKLAENVEAELIDVILVEALERNGNVLEVDTTGKTPEEVVEEILALIDGGVKRRVGVVDWSNAYDDILPYLMLGND, from the coding sequence ATGATAATAGCCGTGACCGGTACCCCCGGGGTCGGCAAGACCACCGTCTCAAAGCTCTTGAGCGAGAGGCTCGGTTACGATTACGTGAGCGTGAAGGATTTCGCCCTCGAGAGGGGACTGGGGGAGCCGGCAGGGGACGAGGTGGAGATAGACGTCGATGCCTTAGCTAAGGAAGCCGGGGCCGCGTTCCAGGATGAGGATGTCGTAATCGACGGCCACCTCAGCCACCACGTCCCGGCCGACCTCGTCGTGGTTCTCCGTCTCCATCCAAAGGATGTGGCCGAGAGACTCAAAGCCCGCGGATACCCCCGTAAAAAGCTGGCCGAGAACGTTGAGGCCGAGCTGATAGATGTGATCCTCGTCGAGGCCCTTGAAAGGAACGGGAACGTTCTGGAGGTCGACACCACCGGCAAAACGCCTGAAGAGGTCGTCGAGGAGATTTTAGCGCTCATCGATGGGGGTGTGAAGAGGAGGGTCGGGGTAGTGGACTGGAGCAACGCTTACGACGATATCCTGCCCTACCTGATGCTTGGCAACGATTAG